In a genomic window of Verrucomicrobiota bacterium:
- a CDS encoding GntR family transcriptional regulator: protein MPLHVQIERLIEDLIRQPPYSAGALLPDELTLASRLGVSRGTVRNSILNLVHLGLLERRKGVGTRVVQSGLVAWASLTGEMRRKGISVQSFLLEVSDKVAKGKVADALQVLPGTTVKCLDQVRGWDDRPTLQSRSWFHPRLSLSGNEDFRRPLYGLLKEEAGVAVDHAREEFLAVAADARTARRLKIKKGTPLLLRLRTSFDSDGRPVDYAEIHYHTGDISLTLTSRWEPVG, encoded by the coding sequence GTGCCCCTGCATGTTCAGATTGAGCGCCTCATTGAGGATCTGATTCGCCAGCCCCCTTATTCGGCCGGGGCGTTATTGCCCGATGAATTGACCCTTGCAAGCCGTCTCGGGGTCAGCCGCGGGACCGTCCGTAACAGCATTTTGAATCTGGTCCATTTAGGCCTGCTGGAACGCCGCAAAGGGGTAGGGACCAGGGTCGTTCAATCCGGGCTCGTCGCCTGGGCCAGCCTGACGGGGGAAATGAGGCGAAAAGGGATTTCCGTCCAGTCATTTTTACTGGAGGTCTCCGATAAAGTTGCCAAGGGAAAGGTTGCGGATGCCTTGCAAGTGCTTCCGGGAACAACCGTTAAATGCCTGGACCAGGTCCGTGGCTGGGATGACCGGCCGACCCTGCAATCCCGGTCGTGGTTCCACCCCCGGCTTAGCCTTTCCGGCAACGAGGATTTCCGGCGGCCGCTTTACGGTTTATTGAAAGAGGAGGCCGGCGTGGCCGTCGACCACGCCCGTGAAGAATTTCTGGCGGTGGCTGCCGACGCGCGGACGGCGCGCCGCCTCAAGATTAAGAAGGGTACGCCCCTGTTGCTCCGGCTCCGGACCTCATTCGATTCCGACGGCCGTCCCGTTGATTACGCCGAAATCCATTATCATACCGGAGATATCTCCCTGACGTTAACCTCACGCTGGGAACCGGTCGGGTAA